One Thermithiobacillus tepidarius DSM 3134 genomic window, TCGCGGATCTGGGTGGCCGAAATCGACAGGGCGGTCACCGTCTGGAACAGGATGCCGCCCGCCGGCCGCGCCAGCAGGGCCGCCGGCGTCTCCATCTGGCGCGCCTGCACCTCGAGCTTCAGCACTTCCGGCAGCTCCGGGTTGTTCCAGCCGGGCCGGCAGGTGACCACCAGGTGCACCAGATCGAGAATCTCGCGCCAGCGGTGCCAGGTATCGAAGCGCAGGAAGGCGTCGGTGCCCAGGATGAAGCACAGCGGCGTGTCGCCGTACTCGGCCCGCAGCCGCGCCAGGGTCTCGACGGCATAGCTGGGGCTGACCTTGCGCACCTCCCAGTCCAGCACCGTGAAAACCGGGTGCGGCGCCGCCGCCAGCTGCGTCATGGCCAACCGGTGCGCGGCGTCGGCGTGGGGCTGGCGGCGGTGTGGCGGCTGGCCGGCGGGTACCAGCAGCACCTGCTCGATGCCCAGTGCCTGGCGCACTTCCTCCGCCGGCCGCAGGTGGCCGAAATGGATCGGATCGAAGGTCCCGCCAAGGATGGCGATCCCCCGCCGTGTCGTATCACGCTTCACGCTTCACCTTGCATGCTTGCGCGGCTCACTGCCGCACATGCCCGTCGCCCAGCACGATCCACTTCTGCGTGGTCAGTCCCTCCAGGCCCACCGGGCCGCGCACGTGCAGCTTGTCGGTGGAGATGCCGATCTCCGCGCCGAGCCCGTATTCGAAGCCGTCGGCGAAGCGGGTGGAGGCGTTGACCATGACCGAACTGGAATCCACCTCGCGCAGGAAGCGGCGGGCGTGGCTGTAATCCTCGGTCACGATGGCCTCGCTGTGGCCGGAGCCGTACTGGGCGATGTGGTCCATGGCCGCGTCCAGGCTGTCCACCACCTTGACGGAGATGATGGGGCCCAGATACTCGGTGTAATAGTCCTCCTCCGTGGCGACGGCAAGGTCTGGCAGAAGCTTCAGAGTCTCCGGACAGCCGCGCAACTCGATGCCCTTCTCGCGCAGGGCGGCGGCGATGGGCGGCAGCATGTCGCCGGCCACCGCCTGGTGCACCAGCAGGCTTTCGGCGGTGTTGCAGGTGCCCAGGCGCTGGACCTTGGCGTTGACCACGATCCTCACGGCCTTGTCCAGGTTGGCGAACTCGTCCACGTAGACGTGGCAGTTGCCGTGCAGGTGCTTGATCACCGGCACGGTGGCCTCGGCGCTGATGCGCTCGATGAGGCTCTTGCCGCCGCGCGGGATGATGATGTCGATGAGCCCCCGCATGCGGATCATCGCCCCCACCGCGGCGCGGTCCGGCGTATCCAGCACCTGGATGGCGTCCAGGGGCAGGCGGGCGCGGCCGAGGGCGGCGCGCAGGCGCTCGGCGATGGCCTGATTGCTGTGAAAGGCCTCGGAGCCGCCGCGCAGGATCACCGCATTGCCCGACTTCAGGCACAGTCCGGCGGCATCGGCGGTGACGTTGGGACGCGACTCGTAGATCATGCCGATCACACCGATGGGCATGCGCATCTTGCCCACCTGGATGCCGCTCGGACGGAACTTGAGATCGGCGATCTCGCCCACTGGATCGGGCAGGGCGGCGATTTCGCGCAGCCCCTCGGCCATGGCCTGCAGGCGCGGCTCGCTCAGGGTGAGCCGGTCCAGGCTGGCCGCATCCAGGCCCGCCGCCTCGGCATTGCGCAGATCCTTGCGGTTGGCCTTCTGGATTTCCTCGCTGTCGCGCACGATGAACTCGGCCATGCCCAGCAGGGCCTCGTTCTTGGCGCGGGTGTCGGCCTGTTGCAGGACGCGGGCGGCGGCGCGGGCGCGCTCGGCCAGGCCGCGGACCTGGGTCTCAACAGGAGTGTGCTTTTCCATCTTTACGAACTCCTCTTCGCGGTGAGACGTGACTCGTGAAACGTGAGGCGTGAAAAACAGTCGGCGGCCTCGTCTCACGTCTCACGTCTCACCAATCCATGCTGTCCGGCCAGTCTCAGGGCCACCTCCGCCAGGGTCGGCCAGACCGGCAGGGCCGCCCGCCCCTTCAGCGCCTCGTCGAGGCGGGCGCACAGGCGCAGGGCCGGGATCAGGTCCTCGCTGCGGCGGCTGCGGGCGACCCGCTGCAACAACTCCTGGCGCGGACCGAAGATCTTGTGTTCGCGCCACAGCGCCGCCGGATCGGTGCGACGCCCCTGCAGGGCGATCAGCAGGCGCAGGTCGCGGGTCAAGGCCCACAATACCAGTATAGGCTCGATGCCCTCAAGGCGCAGATGGTCCAGAATATGCAGGGCTTGGCGCGCCTCGCCGCGCAAGGCGGCGTCGGCCAGGTCGAAGACGCTGTAGCGGGCGCTGTCGCCGATCACGGCCAGCACGTCCGCCGGGGCGACTTCCGCGCCCGCGGACAGCAACCGCAATTGGTCGATGGCCTGCACGCAGGCCAGCAGATTGCCTTCGGTGCGCTCCGCGAGCAGGGCCTGGGCCTCGGCGCTGGCACGCAGGCCCGCCTGGCGCAGGCGCCCGGCCACCCATTGGGGCCACTGGCGCGGCTCCGGCGGGTAGAACAGCACCACCGCGCCGGCGCTTTCCAGGGCCTTGAACCAGCCGGCCTTCTGGGCGGCGGCATCGGGCCGTTCGCCGGTGACCAGCAGGAGGACTTCCGCGGGCGGCTGCGCCGCCCAGGCCTGCAGCAGCTTGCCGCCCACATCCCCGGGCTTGCCCGCGCCCAGACGCAGGATCAGCAGCCGCCGCTCGGCAAAGAGGGACAGGCTGTGCTGCGCCTCCTCCAGGCGCCGGAAGTCGAAACCCGGCTCCACGGTCCAAACCTCGGTCTGGGCAAAGCCCGCCCGCGCCGCGGCCCCGCGCACGGCCTGCTCCGCCTCGATCAGCAGCAGCGGCTCGCTGCTGAAGAGGCCATAGAGGGGGGCCAGGGAGCCCTGCAGGTGGGTGGCGAACTGCTCCGGCTTCAGACGCATGGCTGAGGGAGGGCGGCCAGGATGGATACTACGCGGCGGGCGGGGCCGGCCAGCACCGGACGGCGTCTCACTGCCCGCCGCGCGCCGCCGGCTGCGCGCTGCCTTTGTAGTAGCTGAGCGCGCGCAGGATCTGCTCGGCGCCGTCGCGCAGCAGCTCGTCGCGCAGGGACTGGGCCTGGATATCGGTGGCCAGGACGTTGGTGCTGGTATAGGTGTAGTCGCGCTGGATTTCGATGGATTGCTCCGGCAGCAGGTCCTCGCCCGAGGCCGCGCGCAGCCGGTAGCGGGTATGCAGGATGAGCAGGAACTCGCGCGCCACGCCTTGCTGATCGATGCTGGCCACCCGCTGCTCGATGTTGGTGCCGCTGACCACCAGCACCGGCGCGTTGGGCGCCGTCTCCACCGACTGGGAGGCCATCATCAGGCGCTGGCGCAGGGCGCGCACCAGGGCCTCGTCGTTCTGTCCGGCCGGCTGCAGGCGCACCCCTGCCAAGGCCGCCGGCAGCGGCTCGGCGCCGCGCAAGTGGAAGCCGCAGCCGCCGAGCGGGACGAGCAACACCGCGACGAAGAGCAAAGCGCGGCTGAATTTCGCTGCCTTAAACGAGTAACTCACGATGCATCCTGTCCTTGGGATCTCCACGTTTGGTCCGCTGCCACCCGTTACTTGCCGCCCACGATGTTGACGAGCTTCCCCGGCACCACGATCACCTTCTTCACCTCGCCGCCTTCCAGGAAGCGCTGCACCGCCGGGCTGGCCAGGGCCAGTTCCCGCACCTGCGCCTGGCTGGCGTCGGCGGGCACGGCGATGCGGTCGCGCAGCTTGCCGTTCACCTGCACCACCAGGGTCAGGGTACTCTGCTCCAGCGCCGCGGCATCGGCCTCAGGCCAAGGCGCGAAATTGAGCTCCGTGTCCTGCCCCAGCACCGCCCACAGCCGCTCGCAGATGTGCGGGGTGAAGGGCGCCAGCAGGTGCACCAGCACCCGCAGTCCCTCGCCCACCACCGCCCGCATGTCCGCCTCCCGCGCCGCCACCTCGCGGCCAAGGGCGTTGGACAGCTCCATGATGCCGGCGATGGCCGGATTGAAGTGGTAGCGCTCCACGTTGGCCGTGACCCGCTGGATGGTCTGGTGCACCACGCGGCGCAGGTCGGCGGCGGCGGGCGACAGCTCGGCCGGCAACGGCGGGATGGGCCCGCCATAGTCGTGCACCAGGCGCCAGACCCGCTTCAGGAAGCGGTGCGCGCCTTCGACGGCCTCGTCGGACCACTCCAGCGACTGCTCCGGCGGCGCGGCGAAGAGGATGAAGAGCCGCGCCGTGTCCGCGCCGTAGCGATCGATCAGCGCCTGCGGGTCCACCGTATTGCCCTTGGACTTGCTCATCTTGGCGCCGTCCTTGAGCACCATGCCCTGGGTCAAGAGGCGCGCGAAGGGCTCGTCGAAGCGCGGCTCGGCGGGCAGCAGACCCACGTCGCGCAGGAGCTTGTTGAAAAAACGCGCGTAGAGGAGGTGCAGCACCGCGTGCTCCACGCCGCCCACGTACTGGTCCACCGGCAGCCAGTAGTGCGCGCGCTCATCCAGCATCTTTTCGTGCTGGTCCGGGCAGGCGTAGCGGGCGTAATACCAGGAGCTCTCCACGAAGGTGTCCATGGTGTCCGTCTCGCGCCGGGCCGGGCCGCCGCACTGCGGGCAGTCCACCCGGTAGAAGGCCGGGTCGTCGTGCAGCGGCGAACGCGGACCGTTCAGGACCACGTCCTCGGGCAGCGTCACCGGCAGATCGGCTTCCGGCACCGGCACCACGCCGCAGTGCTCGCAATGGATCATGGGAATCGGCGTGCCCCAGTAGCGCTGGCGCGAGATGCCCCAGTCGCGCAGGCGGTAGTTCACCGTCTTGCGGCCCTTGCCGCCGCGCTCCAGGGCCTCGGTGATGGCGCGCCTGCCCTCGGGCGAGGGCAGGCCGCTGAAGGACCCGGAGTCCACCAGCACGCCGGGCTCGGTGTAGGCCTGCTCGGCCACCAGCGCCGCCGGATCCGCGGCCTCGCCCTCGGGCTGGATCACCACCCGGATGGGCAGATCGTACTTGCGGGCGAACTCGTAGTCGCGCTGGTCGTGGGCGGGCACGCTCATCACCGCGCCCTCGCCGTAGCCCATGAGCACGAAGTTGGCCACCCACACCGGAAGCTCCGCGCCGGTCAGCGGATGCACGGCCTTGAGTCCCGTGTCCATGCCGAGCTTTTCCTGGGTCTCCACCGCCGCTTCCGCCACCGCCGTATGGCGACACTGCTCGATGAAAGCCGCGAGATCAGGCCGCTGCTCGGCCGCCCGGGCGGCGAGCGGGTGTTCCGGCGCCAGGGCGAGATAGGTCACGCCCATGAGGGTGTCGGGACGGGTGGTGAAGACCTTGACCGCCGCCGAAGCGTCCGCCAGCGGGAAGACCACCTCGGCGCCCTCGGAGCGGCCGATCCAGTTGCGCTGCATGGTGATCACCTGCTCGGGCCAGCCGTCCTGCAGGCGCTCCAGGTCATCCAGCAGCTCCTCGGCGTAATCGGTGATCTTCATGAACCACTGGGTGATCTCGCGCCGCTCCACCAGGGCGCCCGAACGCCAGCCGCGGCCGTCGACCACCTGCTCGTTGGCCAGCACCGTCTGGTCCACCGGGTCCCAGTTGACCGGCGACTTCTTCTGATAGACCAGTCCCTTCTTCCAGAGCTGGACGAAGAGCCACTGCTCCCAGCGGTAGTATTCAGGTTTGCAGGTGGCGATCTCCCGCGACCAGTCGTAGGACAGGCCCAGGCGCTTGAGCTGGCCGCGCATGTGTTCGATGTTGCTGTAGGTCCACGCCGCCGGCGCCACGCCGTGCTTGAGAGCGGCATTCTCGGCGGGCAGGCCGAAGGCGTCCCAGCCCATGGGCTGGAGCACGTTCTTGCCGCGCATGCGCTGGTAGCGCGCGATCACGTCGCCGATGGAATAGTTGCGCACGTGGCCCATGTGCAGCTGCCCGGAGGGATAAGGGAACATGGACAGGCAGTAGAACTTCTCGCGATCCGCATCCTCGACCGCGCGAAACAGCTGGCGCTCCTCCCAGCGGCGCTGGACGGCGTCCTCCAGCTCGGCGGGCTGGTAATCGCGCCCGGCGGCCTCGTG contains:
- the holA gene encoding DNA polymerase III subunit delta; the protein is MRLKPEQFATHLQGSLAPLYGLFSSEPLLLIEAEQAVRGAAARAGFAQTEVWTVEPGFDFRRLEEAQHSLSLFAERRLLILRLGAGKPGDVGGKLLQAWAAQPPAEVLLLVTGERPDAAAQKAGWFKALESAGAVVLFYPPEPRQWPQWVAGRLRQAGLRASAEAQALLAERTEGNLLACVQAIDQLRLLSAGAEVAPADVLAVIGDSARYSVFDLADAALRGEARQALHILDHLRLEGIEPILVLWALTRDLRLLIALQGRRTDPAALWREHKIFGPRQELLQRVARSRRSEDLIPALRLCARLDEALKGRAALPVWPTLAEVALRLAGQHGLVRRET
- the leuS gene encoding leucine--tRNA ligase, translated to MSSVEREHEKPSHNAMGDSANMPRHEAAGRDYQPAELEDAVQRRWEERQLFRAVEDADREKFYCLSMFPYPSGQLHMGHVRNYSIGDVIARYQRMRGKNVLQPMGWDAFGLPAENAALKHGVAPAAWTYSNIEHMRGQLKRLGLSYDWSREIATCKPEYYRWEQWLFVQLWKKGLVYQKKSPVNWDPVDQTVLANEQVVDGRGWRSGALVERREITQWFMKITDYAEELLDDLERLQDGWPEQVITMQRNWIGRSEGAEVVFPLADASAAVKVFTTRPDTLMGVTYLALAPEHPLAARAAEQRPDLAAFIEQCRHTAVAEAAVETQEKLGMDTGLKAVHPLTGAELPVWVANFVLMGYGEGAVMSVPAHDQRDYEFARKYDLPIRVVIQPEGEAADPAALVAEQAYTEPGVLVDSGSFSGLPSPEGRRAITEALERGGKGRKTVNYRLRDWGISRQRYWGTPIPMIHCEHCGVVPVPEADLPVTLPEDVVLNGPRSPLHDDPAFYRVDCPQCGGPARRETDTMDTFVESSWYYARYACPDQHEKMLDERAHYWLPVDQYVGGVEHAVLHLLYARFFNKLLRDVGLLPAEPRFDEPFARLLTQGMVLKDGAKMSKSKGNTVDPQALIDRYGADTARLFILFAAPPEQSLEWSDEAVEGAHRFLKRVWRLVHDYGGPIPPLPAELSPAAADLRRVVHQTIQRVTANVERYHFNPAIAGIMELSNALGREVAAREADMRAVVGEGLRVLVHLLAPFTPHICERLWAVLGQDTELNFAPWPEADAAALEQSTLTLVVQVNGKLRDRIAVPADASQAQVRELALASPAVQRFLEGGEVKKVIVVPGKLVNIVGGK
- a CDS encoding glutamate-5-semialdehyde dehydrogenase encodes the protein MEKHTPVETQVRGLAERARAAARVLQQADTRAKNEALLGMAEFIVRDSEEIQKANRKDLRNAEAAGLDAASLDRLTLSEPRLQAMAEGLREIAALPDPVGEIADLKFRPSGIQVGKMRMPIGVIGMIYESRPNVTADAAGLCLKSGNAVILRGGSEAFHSNQAIAERLRAALGRARLPLDAIQVLDTPDRAAVGAMIRMRGLIDIIIPRGGKSLIERISAEATVPVIKHLHGNCHVYVDEFANLDKAVRIVVNAKVQRLGTCNTAESLLVHQAVAGDMLPPIAAALREKGIELRGCPETLKLLPDLAVATEEDYYTEYLGPIISVKVVDSLDAAMDHIAQYGSGHSEAIVTEDYSHARRFLREVDSSSVMVNASTRFADGFEYGLGAEIGISTDKLHVRGPVGLEGLTTQKWIVLGDGHVRQ
- a CDS encoding LPS-assembly lipoprotein LptE codes for the protein MSYSFKAAKFSRALLFVAVLLVPLGGCGFHLRGAEPLPAALAGVRLQPAGQNDEALVRALRQRLMMASQSVETAPNAPVLVVSGTNIEQRVASIDQQGVAREFLLILHTRYRLRAASGEDLLPEQSIEIQRDYTYTSTNVLATDIQAQSLRDELLRDGAEQILRALSYYKGSAQPAARGGQ
- the nadD gene encoding nicotinate-nucleotide adenylyltransferase, with translation MKRDTTRRGIAILGGTFDPIHFGHLRPAEEVRQALGIEQVLLVPAGQPPHRRQPHADAAHRLAMTQLAAAPHPVFTVLDWEVRKVSPSYAVETLARLRAEYGDTPLCFILGTDAFLRFDTWHRWREILDLVHLVVTCRPGWNNPELPEVLKLEVQARQMETPAALLARPAGGILFQTVTALSISATQIRDLVAQGASPRFLLPDAVLAYIGQHDLYRRECGSLPGDA